AAAGATTTTGTCTATCTCTTTGTGCGATGGCATTAAAGATATTTGGTAAAAAATTTATCTGTGTGCTTAAAAGTGCGTATGGCTTTATCTCAAAGCCCCTCATCTGCGTTGCTACAAGAGAAGCTTTTACGATTGGGATGTTTAAAAATATACTTGCGTCATCAAACTTGGATTTTTTGCTTAAAGTATCATTTAAATTTATATCTTTGCCTACGATAGAGGCTTCGTGATAATCGCTACTTTGCATGCGGACATATTCATTTAGCTTTTGCCCTAATGAACTGCCATCATCAAATGCAACTATCTTTTCATTCGAGTAGGCCAGTAAAGCTGAAATTTGCTCTTTATAATCAATGCCACCAAAGATCAAATTTGGCTTTGGATTTATGATAAAGGAGCTATGAACGCTTGGAATGTAGATAAGCTCATTTGATAGAACTAGCGAATTTATAATGTTTGCACCATTTGATGTAAGGGCTGCGATAAAATAATTAAAGCCTTGGGCTCTAGCCGTTTGCATAGCATTTGTAAGACTTTGTGGGCTTTCATCGTTGCTATTTATAAATTTGATCTCGATATCTGCGTCTTGCTTTAAGATATAGCTTAAGACCGCGTTTGATACAACATTTGCATAAGATTTTATAATCTTTTGTGGGATGATTACAGCGATTTTGCCGCTTTTATTAACTTTTAAAATAGCTTCACCACCAAGAGAGATATAAAGCTCCAAAAGAGCGTTATCGTCTATTTTTGCTGGCTCAAATCTCGCCATAAAACTAGCCAGTAAATCAGCCTTAATAAGCTCATTTAAGCAGGCATTATCACAGAATTCTGGTTCTAAATTTATATAAGTAATCTTTGCTGGAGGTATGCTTGATAGACTTTGGTTTTTTGTAACATTACTCTCAAAATTTATCTCATCTTGCGATGCAAAAATAGTCGAAAAAATGGCTAAAAAAAGTAAAATTTTTCTCATATCACTCCTTTGATCTTACTTAAATCATCTATAAAAATATTTTCAAAACTAGGATTTTTGCTGATCCACTCTGGCGAAAACGTTGGTAAAATAAGGCTATTTTCATTTTTTAAAATACTACCTCTTATGCTTGAAAATCCGCTTTTTAACAATAAATTTGGGTATAAATGCATAAAAGCCTTCTCTCCTAAAGTCACGATTATCTTTGGCTTTATTAGCCTAATCTCTTCAAACAAATAAGGACGACAAAGCTCAATAGAACGGCTTAAAATCGGACTTTTATCATCATTTTGTGAAATTTCACACCGAAGTAGAAAACTTATATAAATTTCTTTTATATCTAAATTCAAACTATTTTTTATGGCATTTTCTAAAAATTTTTTACTGTTATTTTCATAAGAATCACTTTTTTTAGAAAATAATATAAACATAATTTTGCTATTTTCATTACCGATG
This window of the Campylobacter concisus genome carries:
- a CDS encoding uracil-DNA glycosylase family protein, whose amino-acid sequence is MNFNKDNRLLKKLFFLKLIGYKFIDKNFLSLSNYHDYNNIDELNCEVKKCSLCSLRNSSKGVTAGIGNENSKIMFILFSKKSDSYENNSKKFLENAIKNSLNLDIKEIYISFLLRCEISQNDDKSPILSRSIELCRPYLFEEIRLIKPKIIVTLGEKAFMHLYPNLLLKSGFSSIRGSILKNENSLILPTFSPEWISKNPSFENIFIDDLSKIKGVI